In Phycisphaerae bacterium, a single window of DNA contains:
- a CDS encoding ComEC/Rec2 family competence protein — MLTAQAIWSRAPLLPVAIGLVAGILIDQDFQPQPLIHAIAAGLGAVAGIAFRRRRDLLPHVAVVLVAAGAGGMLHFARSRLLPPLSIALDATDDRPIVRIRGVVSSAPRVVSDREHPFARWIARDERTVFVLDVESIEGESGFIPRTGRIRVVVREAVLRLAQRSRVELFGRLYPLMPPENPGVYNWASYNRREGIMAGMTCLHRENVRALASAPISDVGRWVLAYRRAARELLTGDLAASEQQSGLLDAMILGHRSILDRQINDVFIRAGIIHFIAVSGVNVAIVMMLARTLFRTLGGTVRQSTFAMIAAAVLFAILTEPRPPVLRACVIGIVYGLAVLLGRARYQLNWVCATVILLALIDPSMIFDVGYQLSTAAVIGVVFLTPVVQRAGNGAAALIGFNRDSAFWRLPRASVGLDRFWGWSARWHALRVHIAHTLATAAAVALAAWLMGSPIVAWHFYRIQLWGAVATLMIFPLVSLAMALGFAKLILSMLLPTLAVWIGYPLLGTEWLLIRAADFFAGLPLSSAVVARPPTWLVIVYYAWMTLLMIRFRRRNASETGHPARGAGTAVLQDSHEQTSVHGRRAFDVMLMLLAVVVLVGSLDWLGGRSVPRDLRATFLSVGAGTAVVLELPDGHVALYDAGTSSAYDVGRQTIVPYFQSRGIRRIDTIYVSHANLDHFSGLPSIAEGVRIGEVVVNEHFPYGEGAPSHVRHLLMLLGENGVPVRVMRPDQSTWKAGEVTFERLWPVGNEHSKLAANDASTVLRVSFAGRSILLPGDIQYAAQQAIIRRGDVASDVLMLPHHGGVQANTGAFIDAVGANLLIRSHYQSWEDTDNGLKNLTGGRRVFSTADVGAVQITIRPDGQLGVSTFAAGTASPAFGVTQWAEQE; from the coding sequence ATGCTCACCGCGCAGGCCATCTGGTCTCGAGCCCCCCTGCTCCCCGTGGCGATCGGCCTCGTCGCCGGCATCCTCATCGACCAGGATTTTCAACCGCAACCATTGATCCACGCGATTGCCGCGGGGCTGGGCGCTGTCGCCGGGATCGCATTCCGCCGGCGTCGCGATCTCCTTCCTCACGTCGCCGTCGTCCTTGTGGCCGCGGGCGCAGGTGGGATGCTCCACTTTGCGCGGTCCCGGCTACTCCCTCCGCTGAGCATTGCCCTCGACGCCACGGATGATCGTCCCATCGTGCGGATCCGGGGGGTCGTTTCATCCGCCCCGCGTGTGGTGAGCGACCGCGAACATCCCTTCGCCCGATGGATCGCCCGGGACGAACGCACCGTATTCGTGCTGGATGTCGAATCCATCGAAGGCGAATCGGGGTTCATTCCGCGGACCGGCCGCATCCGCGTCGTCGTGCGCGAGGCCGTCCTCCGTCTGGCCCAACGCAGCCGGGTCGAGCTCTTTGGCCGCCTGTATCCGCTGATGCCGCCGGAGAACCCGGGGGTCTACAACTGGGCCTCGTACAACCGTCGGGAGGGCATCATGGCGGGCATGACGTGCCTGCACCGCGAGAATGTCCGGGCGTTGGCGTCGGCGCCGATCAGCGACGTCGGCCGGTGGGTGCTTGCCTATCGCCGCGCCGCCCGTGAGCTCCTTACCGGGGATCTGGCGGCAAGCGAACAGCAGAGCGGATTGCTCGACGCCATGATCCTGGGGCATCGCTCGATACTCGATCGGCAAATCAACGATGTGTTCATTCGAGCCGGGATCATTCACTTCATCGCGGTCAGCGGCGTCAACGTGGCGATCGTTATGATGCTGGCACGGACGCTGTTTCGCACCCTCGGAGGAACGGTACGGCAATCGACATTCGCAATGATCGCGGCGGCAGTCCTCTTCGCGATTCTCACCGAGCCGCGCCCGCCGGTCCTGCGGGCATGCGTGATCGGCATTGTGTACGGACTGGCCGTGCTGCTGGGTCGGGCCCGCTACCAGCTCAACTGGGTTTGCGCGACCGTCATCCTGCTGGCGCTGATCGATCCGTCCATGATCTTCGACGTTGGATACCAGCTCTCCACGGCCGCGGTCATTGGTGTCGTCTTTCTGACACCCGTCGTGCAGCGTGCCGGGAATGGCGCGGCAGCACTGATCGGTTTCAATCGAGATAGCGCCTTCTGGCGACTGCCTCGCGCGTCCGTTGGATTGGACCGGTTCTGGGGTTGGAGCGCGCGCTGGCATGCCCTTCGCGTGCACATTGCCCATACACTTGCCACCGCAGCCGCGGTGGCCCTGGCGGCGTGGCTGATGGGTTCACCGATTGTGGCCTGGCATTTTTACCGCATTCAACTATGGGGAGCCGTGGCTACGCTGATGATCTTCCCCCTGGTGAGCCTGGCGATGGCGCTGGGCTTTGCCAAGTTGATTCTGAGCATGCTCCTTCCAACGCTGGCGGTATGGATCGGCTATCCATTGCTGGGCACCGAATGGCTGCTCATCCGCGCGGCCGATTTCTTCGCCGGTTTGCCTTTGTCCTCGGCCGTGGTTGCACGGCCTCCTACCTGGCTCGTGATCGTCTACTACGCATGGATGACCTTGTTGATGATCCGTTTTCGGCGACGGAACGCATCCGAAACCGGACACCCCGCGCGCGGGGCCGGAACGGCGGTCCTGCAGGATTCACATGAGCAAACGTCCGTTCACGGGCGCCGGGCGTTCGATGTCATGCTGATGCTGCTGGCCGTAGTCGTCCTGGTCGGTTCTCTTGACTGGCTCGGCGGGCGCTCCGTACCCCGCGATCTTCGCGCGACCTTTCTTTCCGTGGGGGCGGGCACGGCCGTGGTGCTCGAATTGCCCGACGGCCACGTCGCTCTGTATGACGCTGGAACATCATCGGCATACGACGTCGGCCGTCAGACGATCGTGCCGTACTTCCAGTCGCGCGGAATTCGCCGCATCGACACGATCTATGTCAGCCATGCCAACCTCGACCATTTCAGCGGGTTGCCCTCCATCGCCGAGGGCGTTCGAATCGGCGAAGTGGTCGTCAACGAGCACTTTCCTTATGGAGAGGGCGCCCCATCGCATGTTCGACACCTGCTGATGCTGTTGGGCGAGAATGGCGTTCCGGTTCGCGTGATGAGGCCGGATCAGTCAACGTGGAAAGCGGGAGAGGTCACCTTCGAGCGGCTCTGGCCGGTCGGAAACGAGCACTCCAAGCTCGCCGCCAACGACGCCTCAACGGTCCTGCGTGTTTCTTTTGCGGGAAGATCAATCCTGCTTCCCGGGGATATACAGTACGCCGCCCAGCAGGCGATTATCAGGCGCGGCGATGTGGCGTCCGATGTGCTCATGCTGCCGCACCATGGCGGCGTCCAAGCCAATACGGGGGCGTTTATTGATGCCGTGGGGGCCAATCTGCTGATCCGTTCCCACTACCAGTCTTGGGAGGACACCGACAACGGACTGAAGAATCTGACAGGCGGAAGGCGGGTTTTCAGCACGGCCGACGTCGGCGCGGTGCAAATCACCATCAGACCGGACGGACAACTCGGTGTATCGACATTCGCGGCGGGTACGGCCTCGCCCGCTTTCGGCGTGACCCAATGGGCTGAACAGGAGTGA
- a CDS encoding FHA domain-containing protein, whose translation MPTLYVLQGPDKGRTYLTEDGSALIGRSSEQISLTDHTASRRHAEIHRANGSWVLTDLQSANGTYLNGQRIVAPSPLKHGDQIKIGSTLLVFSGGLESGGATTAGSLFRDLVEIDEDNSPAGSSIVAAIDSSEESIILQPPETADAVSAWNIIYRVAELIGTTDSATRFLEGVAEIVFRHLPVDHLVILMADEPGAALQPALVRFRGMDRGRRSKIVTSQTIVQHVLRTRDGVLCANALTDSRFSSNPQDSLHRLGLRSIICVPIVSSDHVHGVFHLDCSMARHTFTQEQLRLAVAIGRLTGMALENARLMETRVRTERLAATGETVAYLSHHIRNILQGMQGGADVIELALQRNNLATAVNGWAMMKRNLDRILHLTLNMLTFSKQRKPRIELAQLNAIVADVLSLSASRAAEKSVELVSRTSDIPAAPLDPEGMHQVIHNIVLNAVDVAPSEGGRVEVATQFDPDTETVSVSISDNGPGISPEERAHIFRAFHSSKGHAGTGLGLAAAMKIVAEMGGRIDVESELGTGATFHVRIPTKRAEEDGDSDQTHGPAATPR comes from the coding sequence TTGCCAACGCTGTATGTGCTTCAGGGGCCCGATAAAGGCCGGACCTACCTCACCGAAGATGGATCCGCGCTCATCGGCCGGTCGTCGGAGCAGATCTCGCTGACCGATCACACCGCCTCGCGCCGACATGCCGAGATTCACCGTGCCAACGGGTCATGGGTCCTGACCGATCTGCAAAGCGCTAACGGAACTTACCTCAACGGGCAGCGCATCGTCGCCCCTTCCCCGCTGAAGCACGGCGACCAGATCAAGATCGGCAGCACGCTGCTGGTCTTCTCGGGCGGACTGGAATCCGGCGGGGCCACCACGGCCGGCAGCCTCTTCCGCGATCTCGTGGAGATCGACGAAGACAATTCCCCCGCCGGGTCTTCCATCGTGGCCGCGATCGACTCCTCCGAAGAGAGCATCATTCTCCAGCCGCCCGAGACCGCCGATGCCGTCTCCGCGTGGAATATCATCTATCGCGTCGCCGAGCTGATCGGCACGACTGACTCCGCCACCCGCTTCCTGGAGGGCGTCGCCGAGATCGTCTTCCGCCACCTTCCCGTGGATCACCTGGTCATTCTGATGGCCGACGAGCCCGGCGCAGCGCTGCAACCGGCGCTGGTCCGCTTTCGGGGGATGGATCGGGGGCGGCGATCCAAAATCGTGACGTCGCAGACCATCGTCCAGCACGTGCTGCGCACCCGCGACGGCGTGCTGTGCGCCAACGCCCTGACTGACAGCCGCTTCAGTTCCAACCCGCAGGACAGCCTCCATCGCCTGGGTCTGCGGAGCATCATCTGTGTTCCCATCGTGTCATCCGACCACGTCCACGGCGTGTTCCACCTCGATTGCTCCATGGCCCGGCACACGTTCACGCAGGAGCAACTCCGGCTCGCCGTCGCCATCGGACGGCTCACCGGCATGGCGCTGGAAAACGCTCGCCTCATGGAAACGCGCGTACGCACCGAACGCCTCGCGGCCACGGGAGAGACCGTCGCCTATCTTTCGCACCACATCCGCAACATTCTCCAGGGCATGCAGGGGGGCGCAGACGTCATCGAGCTGGCGCTGCAGCGAAACAACCTCGCAACGGCCGTGAATGGCTGGGCGATGATGAAGCGGAATCTCGATCGCATCCTCCACCTGACCCTCAACATGCTCACCTTCAGCAAGCAGCGCAAGCCGCGGATCGAGCTGGCCCAGCTCAACGCCATCGTTGCGGACGTATTGAGTCTTTCCGCTTCCCGCGCCGCGGAAAAATCCGTGGAGCTGGTTTCCAGGACAAGCGACATTCCGGCGGCGCCGCTCGATCCGGAAGGCATGCACCAGGTGATTCACAACATCGTGCTCAATGCCGTCGACGTGGCTCCTTCAGAAGGAGGGCGCGTGGAGGTCGCCACGCAGTTCGACCCGGATACCGAAACCGTTTCCGTGTCCATTTCCGACAACGGTCCGGGCATTTCACCGGAAGAGCGCGCCCATATCTTCCGCGCGTTTCACTCCTCCAAAGGCCATGCCGGAACCGGACTGGGGCTCGCCGCCGCGATGAAGATCGTCGCGGAGATGGGCGGCCGGATCGATGTCGAGAGCGAACTCGGCACCGGGGCGACCTTCCACGTGCGCATTCCCACGAAACGCGCCGAAGAAGACGGCGACAGCGATCAGACCCACGGCCCCGCCGCCACCCCGCGATAA
- a CDS encoding VWA domain-containing protein, with the protein MRFLYQQWDGSEFPTQDHLAYFENFMEYLIEYGEDALRALKDIEDDPEQQKIIEQWIEEGLLEKVGVQFRLTPRAIGSLQRKALMEVFGNLKADSHEGHETPRSGTGGERMEGTRAYRFGDPVSDIDLSSTLRNAVMRHGPGLPLRLTEDDFEVHQSESQATCSTVILLDMSGSMRRWNRFAQAKRCAMAMYALIRQRFPLDTVDVIGFYSGAEIIPEQKLALSSPKHVSLFDPVVNIRVPLAEIARAPQHFTNLQMGLNMARRVLARRGGQNKQVFIITDGEPTAHLESDTVHLIYPPSERTAMTTLSESVMLSRQGVRFSVFALIDDYAYMDWVSFVDHLAKLTQGVAFYCTSGDLANCVMESYLSGRKRKAFLV; encoded by the coding sequence ATGCGTTTTCTTTACCAGCAGTGGGACGGCTCGGAATTCCCGACCCAGGATCACCTCGCCTATTTCGAGAATTTCATGGAGTACCTCATCGAGTACGGCGAGGATGCCCTCCGCGCGCTGAAGGATATCGAGGACGATCCCGAGCAGCAGAAGATCATCGAACAATGGATCGAGGAAGGCCTGCTCGAGAAGGTCGGTGTCCAGTTCCGGTTGACGCCGCGGGCAATCGGAAGCCTGCAGCGCAAGGCGCTGATGGAGGTATTCGGCAATCTGAAGGCCGATTCGCACGAGGGACACGAGACGCCGCGAAGCGGCACCGGCGGGGAGCGCATGGAAGGCACGCGGGCCTACCGCTTCGGCGACCCCGTCAGCGACATCGACCTTTCATCGACGTTGCGCAACGCGGTTATGCGACACGGTCCCGGCTTGCCACTCCGCCTTACTGAAGACGACTTCGAGGTACACCAGAGCGAATCGCAGGCCACGTGCAGCACGGTGATTCTCCTGGACATGTCCGGGTCCATGCGCCGCTGGAATCGTTTTGCCCAGGCCAAGCGTTGCGCCATGGCCATGTACGCGCTGATCCGCCAGCGCTTTCCGCTTGATACCGTGGACGTGATCGGCTTCTACAGCGGCGCCGAGATCATTCCGGAGCAGAAGCTCGCGCTGTCCTCGCCGAAACACGTTTCGCTGTTCGATCCCGTGGTCAACATACGGGTGCCCCTGGCGGAGATCGCCCGCGCCCCGCAGCACTTCACCAACCTGCAAATGGGATTGAACATGGCCCGGCGCGTCCTGGCCCGGCGGGGCGGACAGAACAAGCAGGTGTTCATCATTACCGATGGCGAGCCCACGGCGCATCTGGAAAGCGACACGGTGCACCTCATTTATCCACCGTCCGAGCGCACGGCGATGACTACGCTGTCGGAATCGGTCATGCTCTCCCGGCAGGGCGTTCGCTTCTCCGTATTCGCCCTGATTGACGACTACGCCTACATGGACTGGGTGTCGTTCGTGGATCATCTGGCCAAGCTCACCCAGGGTGTGGCGTTCTATTGCACGAGCGGCGACCTGGCCAACTGCGTGATGGAATCCTATCTCAGCGGGCGGAAGCGCAAGGCCTTCCTGGTTTGA
- a CDS encoding TolC family protein: MMQRILALTVFAASAGTFLSPARGQTESDASAPPAERSTPSGVIRQESGEQVDVSAAQARAVAALNMSLDRLEWHVPDPTDVETMTQRWLEDGRQRRDDTAVQAAGRIAPLVQQISRSNSIYMTLEDALHRALINNYQIDSASYGPAIATSSVVAAAAAFDATLAGSVTKNKVDRPTGSQLLANDLDQFNSSVGVTKLLPIGTQVTAQYGLERTFTSLAFQQINPEYFSDFMVELRQPLLRGFGLDRNLAELRIRKKEKGISDLDFRIQVRDTLADVERLYWRLMFARRDVVITARKLAEFEAIYQYLEARKDFDIMPVQLNATESRLEASRFEFVRRKTNLRNAQDELVAALNDPTLNLIDDFEIIPVGLPDLTLVDMDRIASVQAALEHNPEVLQQKLRLDIAGIQVGVARNEELPALDLTFRWTIDGLGGSADNSFDQLTMWDYMEYFVGVQFSMPIGNRARRAGTTSAKLSHSQAASQLKYLFERVILGVNTAIREMQTAYEQIPPTFNASEATEREVESIVARAERKDLNTLNSELAARINLADARRAMLNAMIDYNLAMIEVERAKGTLLEYYHVVISNDGD; the protein is encoded by the coding sequence ATGATGCAACGCATTCTCGCGCTCACTGTGTTCGCCGCTTCCGCCGGCACGTTCCTCTCGCCTGCCCGAGGCCAAACCGAGTCCGACGCATCTGCACCGCCGGCGGAGCGTTCGACGCCGTCCGGGGTCATCCGACAGGAGTCGGGTGAGCAGGTCGATGTGTCCGCCGCCCAGGCCCGCGCCGTTGCGGCGCTCAACATGTCCCTGGACCGGCTCGAGTGGCATGTCCCCGATCCCACGGATGTGGAGACGATGACCCAGCGCTGGCTGGAGGACGGCCGCCAGCGCCGGGACGACACCGCAGTGCAGGCGGCCGGTCGGATCGCGCCGCTCGTCCAGCAGATCAGCCGGTCCAACAGCATCTACATGACACTTGAAGATGCCTTGCACCGGGCGCTGATCAACAATTACCAGATCGACTCGGCCTCGTATGGACCGGCGATTGCGACGTCTTCGGTCGTGGCTGCGGCGGCCGCGTTCGACGCCACCCTTGCCGGTTCCGTCACCAAGAACAAGGTGGACCGACCTACGGGTTCGCAGCTTCTGGCCAACGATCTGGATCAGTTCAATTCGAGTGTCGGCGTCACCAAGCTGCTGCCCATCGGCACGCAGGTGACGGCTCAGTACGGCCTGGAGCGGACCTTCACGTCCCTCGCATTTCAACAGATCAACCCGGAGTACTTCAGCGATTTCATGGTGGAGCTCCGGCAGCCCCTGCTCCGCGGGTTCGGGCTGGACCGCAACCTTGCGGAGCTGCGCATCCGCAAGAAGGAGAAAGGCATCTCCGATCTGGACTTCCGCATCCAGGTGCGGGACACACTGGCGGACGTCGAGCGGCTCTATTGGCGACTCATGTTCGCCCGCCGCGACGTGGTCATCACCGCCCGCAAACTGGCCGAGTTTGAGGCCATTTACCAGTATCTCGAAGCCCGCAAGGACTTCGACATCATGCCGGTGCAACTCAACGCCACGGAGTCGCGACTCGAGGCCAGCCGATTTGAATTCGTTCGCCGCAAGACGAATCTGCGTAACGCGCAGGATGAACTCGTTGCAGCGCTGAACGATCCCACGCTGAACCTGATCGACGATTTCGAGATCATCCCGGTGGGCCTGCCCGACCTGACGCTGGTGGACATGGATCGCATCGCGTCAGTTCAGGCCGCACTCGAGCACAACCCGGAGGTCCTCCAGCAGAAGCTGCGGCTGGACATCGCCGGCATCCAGGTGGGCGTGGCACGGAACGAAGAACTGCCCGCGCTTGACCTGACCTTCCGGTGGACCATCGACGGTCTCGGCGGCAGCGCCGACAATTCCTTTGATCAACTCACCATGTGGGACTACATGGAATATTTCGTCGGCGTGCAGTTCTCCATGCCCATCGGCAACCGGGCGCGGCGGGCCGGAACCACGAGCGCCAAGCTGTCTCATTCCCAGGCGGCGTCGCAGCTCAAGTATCTTTTCGAGCGTGTCATTCTCGGCGTGAATACGGCCATCCGGGAGATGCAGACGGCGTATGAGCAGATCCCGCCGACTTTCAATGCCTCCGAGGCCACCGAACGCGAGGTCGAATCGATCGTCGCCCGGGCGGAGCGGAAGGACCTCAATACGCTCAACAGCGAGCTGGCCGCGCGCATCAATCTCGCCGACGCCCGTCGGGCCATGCTCAACGCGATGATCGACTACAACCTCGCCATGATCGAAGTCGAGCGGGCCAAGGGAACGCTCCTGGAATACTATCACGTCGTCATATCCAACGACGGCGACTAA
- a CDS encoding MTH1187 family thiamine-binding protein has protein sequence MHVLADISIVPLGVGVSVSKYVAACERVFAEAGLSPRLHAFGTNLEGEWDVVFAAIRRAHEVLHEMGAPRISANLRFGTRTDKPQSLSDKVSSVQAKI, from the coding sequence ATGCATGTACTCGCGGACATCTCCATTGTTCCCCTCGGGGTCGGCGTGTCCGTCTCCAAATATGTCGCCGCCTGCGAGAGGGTCTTCGCCGAAGCGGGACTGAGTCCCCGGCTCCATGCCTTCGGCACCAACCTCGAAGGCGAGTGGGATGTGGTGTTTGCCGCCATCCGCCGCGCTCACGAGGTCTTGCACGAAATGGGCGCGCCGCGCATCTCGGCCAATCTTCGCTTCGGCACGCGAACCGACAAGCCACAATCACTTTCCGATAAGGTCAGCAGTGTTCAGGCAAAGATATAG
- a CDS encoding Hpt domain-containing protein: MSTSVPANGGPIESLLVREDPSFADLVDLFLSSLPERIMTMEQALRTEDFDALRIAAHQLKGCGAGYGYPALTQQAADLERQALDQQLADCASALGALKDVCGRVVTRCM; this comes from the coding sequence ATGTCCACGAGCGTTCCCGCTAACGGCGGACCCATCGAGTCCCTTCTCGTGAGGGAAGATCCTTCGTTTGCCGATCTCGTGGATCTGTTCCTCAGCAGTCTGCCGGAACGAATCATGACGATGGAGCAGGCCCTTCGCACCGAAGATTTCGACGCGCTCCGCATCGCTGCCCACCAGCTCAAGGGGTGCGGGGCGGGATACGGCTATCCGGCGCTTACGCAGCAGGCGGCCGATCTCGAACGGCAGGCGCTGGACCAACAACTGGCCGACTGCGCCAGCGCCCTGGGAGCGCTCAAGGACGTGTGCGGCCGTGTAGTAACCCGTTGCATGTAG